The following proteins are co-located in the Chloroflexota bacterium genome:
- the hslU gene encoding ATP-dependent protease ATPase subunit HslU, which produces MPDLTPRAIVKELDRYIVGQQAAKKAVAIALSNRERRRKLPAEMRHEVLPKNILMIGSTGVGKTEVARRLAALIQAPFVKVEATKFTEVGYVGRDVETIVHDVVEASINKVYQDNLEEIKGKAERLATERIIGYLCQQLGQRRRKGITKKEQQVLGRAAKATKRAPLCVTNEGDHTLSRDSVSRLLRSHQLEEQVIEIEVGSDVEVPDSLIESHLGIDLENHGLLDNCYRSVISHVGQRKRKVPVKEARRILTMDEANKLLDFEQVIECAIKGAEEGAVVFIDEIDKLCGPKVDIGRDISGEGVQRDLLPLLEGTTVMTRYGPVKTEHILFIGAGTFSQNKPSDLIPELQGRFPLRVEFDALTQQDLERILVEPHNSLTKQYQALLATEGVELQFTEDGIREVARFALLMNERVENIGARRLFTIMEKLLEDVSFTASERRGEKVVVDANYVGQQVGGLIKDDNLSRYIL; this is translated from the coding sequence GTGCCAGATTTGACGCCGAGGGCCATTGTCAAAGAGTTGGACAGATATATTGTGGGCCAGCAAGCAGCTAAGAAAGCGGTAGCTATTGCTTTATCTAATAGGGAACGGCGGCGGAAGCTTCCGGCGGAGATGCGTCACGAGGTTCTGCCGAAGAATATTCTGATGATTGGATCGACAGGTGTTGGAAAAACGGAGGTGGCGCGCCGCCTGGCGGCGCTGATACAGGCTCCTTTTGTGAAGGTGGAAGCAACCAAATTCACAGAGGTAGGTTATGTAGGGCGGGATGTAGAAACCATCGTACACGATGTGGTTGAGGCAAGCATCAACAAGGTGTACCAGGACAATCTTGAGGAAATAAAGGGAAAGGCAGAAAGGCTGGCGACTGAGAGGATCATAGGCTATTTGTGCCAGCAACTGGGGCAGAGGAGACGTAAGGGGATTACCAAGAAGGAGCAGCAGGTTCTTGGTAGAGCAGCTAAAGCGACAAAGCGTGCTCCGCTTTGTGTGACTAATGAGGGGGACCACACTCTGAGTCGTGATAGTGTAAGCAGGCTTCTGCGCAGTCATCAATTGGAAGAGCAAGTCATCGAGATCGAGGTCGGGAGTGATGTTGAGGTACCGGATTCGTTAATCGAATCCCATCTAGGGATCGACCTGGAGAATCATGGCTTGTTGGACAATTGCTACCGGAGCGTGATAAGCCACGTCGGGCAAAGAAAGCGCAAGGTTCCGGTGAAAGAGGCACGGCGTATTCTTACGATGGATGAAGCCAACAAGCTGCTCGATTTTGAGCAGGTGATAGAGTGCGCAATCAAAGGTGCAGAAGAGGGTGCTGTAGTTTTTATCGATGAGATTGACAAACTTTGCGGCCCAAAGGTGGATATAGGCAGGGATATTTCTGGAGAGGGGGTACAACGTGACCTCTTACCCCTGCTGGAGGGGACGACGGTAATGACACGCTACGGCCCGGTAAAGACAGAGCATATACTGTTTATCGGTGCTGGTACCTTCTCTCAGAACAAGCCCTCTGACCTTATCCCGGAGCTACAAGGGCGTTTCCCGCTGCGTGTAGAATTCGATGCTCTCACCCAGCAAGACTTGGAGAGGATCCTAGTTGAACCGCATAATTCTCTGACCAAGCAGTACCAGGCGCTGCTAGCAACAGAGGGAGTTGAGCTTCAGTTCACTGAGGATGGGATTCGGGAGGTCGCGCGCTTTGCGCTGTTGATGAATGAGCGTGTTGAGAACATTGGTGCGCGGCGATTATTTACTATTATGGAGAAGTTGTTGGAAGACGTAAGCTTTACGGCTTCTGAAAGGAGAGGTGAGAAAGTGGTAGTAGATGCCAACTATGTTGGTCAGCAGGTAGGTGGCCTAATCAAAGATGACAATCTTAGTCGCTACATATTGTAG
- the rpsB gene encoding 30S ribosomal protein S2 has product MNAVSIKSLLEAGAHFGHQAGRWHPKMKRYIFIQRNGIHIINLEQTIGLLQKASNFVTDVVAKGGEVLFVGTKKQAQEAIEQEARRCGMPYVNQRWIGGMLTNFKVIQSRIDYLVQLEDKKARGLHSRLPKKEALKLERTMQRLNRQMGGFKEMTKFPDAVFIVDPSKERIAVAEARHTGVPIVAIVDTNCDPDEIDYPIPANDDAVRAVKLICARMADAVFEGKAILEKTAEEAEEMAGEEAIEALGTLTFAPEEERSADISGTDQGVEGED; this is encoded by the coding sequence GTGAACGCTGTTTCTATTAAGTCATTGCTGGAAGCTGGGGCCCATTTCGGGCATCAGGCAGGTCGCTGGCATCCGAAAATGAAGAGGTATATCTTCATCCAGCGTAATGGCATTCACATTATCAACCTCGAGCAGACCATAGGATTGCTGCAGAAAGCTAGTAACTTTGTCACCGATGTGGTTGCCAAGGGAGGAGAGGTTCTTTTCGTGGGCACAAAGAAACAGGCCCAGGAGGCAATCGAACAAGAAGCAAGAAGGTGTGGCATGCCCTATGTTAATCAGCGCTGGATAGGTGGGATGCTCACCAATTTCAAGGTTATCCAGTCACGCATTGACTATCTAGTTCAGCTAGAGGATAAGAAAGCCAGAGGTCTCCATTCCCGATTGCCCAAGAAGGAGGCTCTAAAGCTGGAGAGGACGATGCAAAGGCTGAACCGGCAAATGGGTGGCTTCAAGGAAATGACCAAATTCCCTGATGCCGTTTTTATTGTTGATCCTTCTAAGGAAAGGATAGCTGTGGCTGAGGCTAGGCATACAGGTGTGCCCATTGTGGCCATAGTGGATACCAACTGCGATCCAGATGAAATTGATTACCCTATCCCGGCCAACGATGATGCGGTTAGGGCCGTGAAGCTGATATGTGCTAGGATGGCTGACGCAGTCTTCGAGGGGAAAGCAATTCTGGAGAAAACGGCGGAAGAGGCAGAAGAGATGGCCGGTGAGGAGGCCATAGAGGCCCTGGGAACGTTAACCTTTGCCCCCGAGGAGGAAAGAAGTGCAGATATCAGTGGCACAGATCAAGGAGTTGAGGGAGAGGACTAG
- the tsf gene encoding translation elongation factor Ts, producing the protein MAQIKELRERTSAGVMECKSALEEAGADLERACQILQERGLAKAEKKKGRAASQGLIEAYVHPGGRIGAMVEVNCETDFVARTDEFKSLAHDLVLQIAATNPRYLSAADIPEGAGLNPEEVCLLDQPFIKDEKRKIGQLITEVVAKMGENVTVRRFARFELGE; encoded by the coding sequence GTGGCACAGATCAAGGAGTTGAGGGAGAGGACTAGTGCTGGTGTAATGGAATGCAAGAGTGCCCTGGAGGAAGCGGGTGCTGATCTGGAAAGGGCATGTCAGATTCTACAAGAAAGAGGTTTGGCCAAGGCAGAGAAGAAGAAAGGCCGTGCTGCTTCTCAAGGGCTCATTGAGGCTTATGTCCACCCAGGTGGGCGCATCGGGGCAATGGTAGAAGTAAATTGCGAGACCGATTTTGTTGCCAGGACTGATGAATTTAAGTCGTTAGCTCATGATCTGGTGCTGCAAATTGCAGCCACTAATCCGCGGTACCTTTCTGCCGCAGATATCCCTGAAGGTGCGGGTCTCAATCCAGAGGAGGTCTGCCTGTTGGATCAGCCGTTCATAAAGGATGAGAAAAGGAAAATTGGTCAGCTTATTACTGAAGTTGTGGCTAAAATGGGAGAGAACGTCACCGTAAGGAGGTTTGCCAGGTTCGAGCTGGGCGAGTAG
- a CDS encoding UMP kinase, translating to MVTAKYKRILLKVSGEALMRDGEYGISSSVLKMIARQIKAVRETGVEVAIVVGGGNIWRGADAEAAGMDRATADYAGMLATVINALALQDALEKEGVVSRTQTAIPIQSVAEPYIRRRAIRHLEKGRVVIFAAGTGNPYMTTDTAAALRAIEIKADVLLMAKNKVDGVYSADPSKDPNAVKFDHLDHRQALNMGLEVMDATAFSLCMENNLPIVVFDVQAPNSIQRAVARERIGTLVSAEA from the coding sequence ATGGTTACCGCCAAGTATAAACGTATCCTGCTAAAGGTGAGTGGTGAGGCCCTTATGAGGGATGGCGAATATGGTATTAGCAGCTCTGTCTTGAAGATGATAGCCCGGCAAATCAAGGCGGTCAGAGAGACCGGGGTCGAGGTAGCCATAGTAGTAGGAGGTGGTAACATCTGGCGTGGAGCTGATGCCGAAGCTGCGGGCATGGATAGAGCGACAGCCGACTATGCTGGCATGCTGGCTACAGTGATAAACGCCCTGGCGCTTCAGGACGCCTTAGAAAAAGAAGGTGTTGTTTCGCGCACTCAGACGGCTATCCCTATTCAGTCAGTGGCGGAACCCTATATACGTCGCCGCGCCATACGACATCTGGAGAAGGGGAGGGTGGTGATCTTTGCTGCTGGAACTGGTAACCCTTACATGACTACTGATACAGCGGCCGCCTTGCGTGCGATTGAGATAAAGGCAGATGTATTGCTTATGGCAAAGAATAAGGTGGATGGCGTGTATAGCGCTGATCCCTCAAAAGATCCCAATGCCGTGAAGTTCGATCACCTAGACCACCGCCAGGCATTGAACATGGGACTTGAGGTTATGGATGCTACGGCCTTTTCGCTGTGCATGGAGAACAACCTGCCCATTGTCGTTTTTGATGTCCAGGCGCCGAACAGCATCCAGAGGGCGGTGGCAAGGGAACGAATCGGTACCTTAGTTTCAGCCGAGGCGTGA
- a CDS encoding ribosome recycling factor — protein MIEQAFSRADEKMGKSIQALKRDLATLRTGRAMPTLLDGIDVEAYGVSTPLNQLATISTPDARTLIVQPWDKSILGDIRKAILKSDLGLNPASDGTALRLVIPDTTEERRRELVKVVRKRVEEAKVAIRNIRRDAVEEVRKMEKDKEISQDESRRALDRLQKLTDGYIETASEVGQSKEVEIMEV, from the coding sequence ATGATCGAGCAGGCCTTCTCCCGAGCTGACGAGAAAATGGGAAAGAGTATCCAGGCCTTAAAAAGAGACTTGGCTACTCTTCGCACCGGACGAGCTATGCCAACTCTGCTGGACGGCATTGATGTGGAAGCATACGGGGTCTCTACCCCGCTGAACCAGTTGGCCACTATTTCCACACCAGACGCCAGAACTCTGATTGTACAACCCTGGGACAAGAGCATCTTGGGTGATATCCGGAAGGCTATTCTCAAATCTGATTTAGGGCTCAATCCGGCAAGTGATGGCACTGCCCTCCGCCTGGTGATCCCCGATACTACAGAAGAGCGTCGGAGGGAACTGGTCAAGGTAGTGCGAAAGAGGGTTGAAGAAGCGAAAGTGGCCATTCGCAACATAAGGCGGGATGCAGTAGAGGAGGTGAGGAAGATGGAGAAGGATAAGGAGATCTCCCAAGACGAGAGCAGGCGAGCCCTGGATCGGCTGCAAAAGCTTACCGATGGTTACATAGAAACGGCGTCTGAGGTGGGCCAAAGCAAAGAAGTCGAGATTATGGAAGTCTAG
- a CDS encoding isoprenyl transferase, which yields MQPSPADDAEISPIPTHVAIIMDGNARWAERHHLSRLEGHRIGTENIRRVVETFAKYKVKYLTLYAFSTENWKRPKTEVQGLMQILSRVIKSETKALHENGIRLRHLGRLNKLSERMQKQIQKSIELTKNNTGMTVSVAFDYGGRAEIVDAVRSIVAEGLPAAVIDEDLLSKRLYSNGLPDPDLIIRTGGEMRLSNFLLWQSAYSELYFTSVPWPEFDEEEARKALTAYSKRERRFGG from the coding sequence ATGCAGCCCTCCCCTGCTGACGACGCTGAAATCAGCCCCATTCCGACCCATGTGGCCATAATTATGGATGGGAATGCAAGATGGGCTGAAAGACATCATTTGAGCCGCCTTGAGGGGCACCGCATTGGAACGGAGAACATCCGCCGCGTCGTCGAGACCTTTGCCAAGTATAAGGTGAAATACCTCACCCTTTACGCCTTTTCGACTGAGAACTGGAAGCGTCCCAAGACCGAGGTTCAGGGGTTGATGCAAATCTTGAGTCGGGTGATCAAGAGCGAGACCAAGGCTTTGCACGAAAATGGGATCAGGCTTCGCCATCTGGGAAGGCTAAACAAGCTATCTGAGAGAATGCAGAAGCAAATTCAGAAGTCTATCGAGCTGACCAAGAACAATACGGGAATGACTGTTAGCGTTGCCTTCGACTACGGAGGGAGGGCTGAAATTGTGGATGCAGTAAGGAGCATTGTGGCTGAAGGCCTTCCTGCTGCTGTGATTGACGAGGATTTGCTGAGCAAACGGTTGTACAGCAATGGGTTACCAGACCCAGACCTGATCATCCGTACTGGCGGTGAGATGAGGCTGAGCAATTTCCTGCTTTGGCAATCGGCCTATAGTGAGTTGTACTTTACGTCGGTGCCATGGCCTGAATTCGATGAGGAAGAGGCCAGGAAGGCGCTTACTGCCTATAGCAAAAGAGAACGAAGGTTCGGAGGGTAA
- a CDS encoding phosphatidate cytidylyltransferase, giving the protein MKQRIITALCGIPVLVAFIWYDTPRFPLLILLIAGFAALGALEFYRLATLAGARPMTVFGVAWCLLFVVGAHLDANYKVDYLIPSLLGSALILPVIWSLVSGSQRSFVNWSWTVVGILYLGWLLSHYVSLREEDEGREWVILTVFSVFACDTAAFFVGRAWGKHRLAPTISPQKTWEGAIGGSIGAPAAAVIIYALLNVADRSLPTGYAQIVFLGFIVGVVAQLGDLLESLLKRKAGAKDSGRLLPGHGGILDRIDSLVITGAIAYYYVVGVVG; this is encoded by the coding sequence ATGAAACAAAGGATTATCACTGCACTATGTGGCATACCCGTATTGGTAGCCTTCATCTGGTATGATACCCCTCGCTTTCCTCTGCTGATCCTCCTTATTGCTGGTTTTGCCGCTCTTGGCGCACTAGAGTTCTACCGTCTAGCTACTCTCGCGGGAGCGCGCCCGATGACAGTCTTCGGGGTGGCCTGGTGCTTGCTGTTCGTCGTAGGTGCTCACCTCGATGCCAATTATAAGGTGGATTACCTCATTCCCTCGTTATTGGGCTCAGCGCTGATCCTCCCCGTGATCTGGTCTCTGGTATCCGGCAGTCAGAGAAGCTTTGTTAACTGGTCTTGGACTGTAGTCGGTATCCTTTACCTGGGATGGTTACTAAGCCATTATGTATCCCTGAGGGAGGAGGATGAGGGGAGGGAGTGGGTCATTCTGACTGTGTTTTCTGTTTTTGCTTGTGATACTGCTGCCTTCTTCGTGGGCAGAGCCTGGGGTAAGCATCGGCTGGCTCCGACCATCAGCCCCCAAAAGACATGGGAAGGGGCCATCGGAGGTTCTATTGGCGCTCCAGCAGCAGCGGTGATTATCTATGCTCTTCTTAACGTAGCTGATCGTTCACTGCCCACTGGCTATGCTCAGATTGTGTTCCTTGGCTTCATTGTGGGGGTTGTTGCCCAACTGGGCGATCTTCTGGAGTCTTTGCTGAAGCGGAAAGCAGGGGCCAAGGACTCAGGAAGGCTGCTTCCGGGCCATGGCGGTATCCTGGATCGTATCGACAGCCTTGTCATTACAGGGGCTATCGCATACTATTACGTTGTGGGGGTGGTGGGATGA
- a CDS encoding 1-deoxy-D-xylulose-5-phosphate reductoisomerase, protein MKRIAILGSTGSIGQQTMEVVRLFSDRFSIVGLGAGRNTELLAKQVEEFKPKLVSFQAMGNGNQGKAVLACASGSRLVSLEEMACHPDVDMVVVATSGKAGLAPTLSAIRSGKQIALANKEVLVMAGKIVMAEARKNGVVVFPVDSEHSAIWQCLRGESGREVARLILTASGGPFLRYTLEQMATITPEQALNHPTWQMGEKVTVDSATLMNKGMEIIEAHWLFDLPLQRIQVLVHPRSMVHSLVEFADGSVKAQLCVPDMRLPIQYALTYPERLANPELPRVDWNKLSSLHFESPDLTLFPCLRLAREVGERGGSYPAVLCAADEVAVRLFLTHRIGFLDIARLVEDTLGRHQGIDNPSLDEILAADAWAREYAENWSAR, encoded by the coding sequence ATGAAGAGGATAGCCATCCTCGGATCAACAGGTTCCATAGGTCAGCAGACCATGGAAGTGGTGCGCCTCTTTAGCGACAGATTTTCCATAGTAGGTCTGGGGGCGGGAAGGAACACGGAACTGTTAGCCAAACAAGTCGAGGAATTCAAGCCCAAGCTTGTTTCTTTTCAAGCAATGGGGAATGGGAATCAGGGAAAGGCTGTCCTGGCCTGTGCTTCAGGTTCCCGGTTGGTCAGCCTTGAGGAGATGGCTTGCCATCCGGACGTGGACATGGTCGTGGTAGCCACTTCAGGCAAGGCTGGCCTGGCTCCCACTTTGTCTGCTATCCGATCTGGAAAACAGATTGCCCTGGCTAACAAGGAAGTGCTGGTAATGGCTGGCAAGATCGTTATGGCCGAGGCTAGGAAAAATGGAGTGGTGGTCTTCCCCGTGGATAGTGAGCATAGTGCCATCTGGCAGTGTCTTCGTGGCGAGAGCGGGAGGGAAGTAGCCCGCTTGATCCTGACTGCCTCCGGAGGCCCCTTTCTTCGCTATACTCTGGAGCAGATGGCAACAATAACCCCGGAGCAAGCGCTGAATCACCCTACGTGGCAAATGGGAGAGAAGGTCACCGTTGACTCGGCCACCTTGATGAACAAGGGTATGGAGATCATCGAAGCCCACTGGTTGTTCGACCTGCCCTTGCAGCGCATCCAGGTGCTGGTCCATCCCAGAAGTATGGTGCATTCGCTGGTGGAGTTTGCTGATGGTTCGGTGAAGGCGCAGCTATGTGTGCCCGATATGCGTTTGCCCATCCAGTATGCCCTGACGTATCCTGAAAGGCTGGCCAATCCTGAACTTCCCAGGGTTGACTGGAACAAGCTGTCTTCTCTTCACTTTGAGTCGCCGGACCTGACCTTATTCCCTTGCCTTAGGCTGGCCAGGGAGGTGGGGGAGCGGGGTGGGAGCTATCCTGCAGTGCTTTGTGCTGCGGATGAAGTGGCGGTACGGCTATTCCTCACCCACCGCATTGGTTTTCTGGATATCGCCAGACTGGTGGAGGACACCCTGGGGCGTCATCAAGGGATAGACAATCCTTCTCTGGATGAGATCCTGGCGGCTGATGCCTGGGCTAGGGAATACGCCGAGAACTGGAGCGCAAGATAA
- a CDS encoding PDZ domain-containing protein codes for MSLALIIISFIVTLFVLVTAHELGHFFVSKRIGVAVEEFGIGFPPRLLAIKRGETIYSLNLIPLGAFVKTAGENDPTVPNSLASKGPWARMGVYAAGPLMNILLAFLILSLFFMLPKSVISGEGAMVHSVAQGSPSKQAGMQAGDIILKIDDLEINEWQDVQKGINSDGGTEKTLLLRRDGELLEIEVVPEYNHDYDRYTIGILLCWGIVTSVEDGSSAEAAGIKPGDTILKINGKVVYSDQSMRDALSSAKTGDRITFTLLRAGESGDVVTTSLVLSSQGGPDEIGLATQWVNSDRHRERTPFWQSLYRSGNYMVHIPSLIKQSIPIIREDPSKLAVGVVGAGQLTVEAVKSSGFTNVLLLGGLISVGLALFNFIPIPPLDGGGILIAAIEGIRRGKRLSARTVRLAYVAGTALMITAFVAIMYNDIARVVRSIVTGESGFGL; via the coding sequence ATGAGCCTTGCCTTAATCATTATTAGCTTCATCGTGACGCTGTTTGTCCTGGTCACAGCCCATGAGTTGGGACATTTCTTTGTTTCCAAGAGAATTGGCGTGGCAGTTGAGGAGTTTGGTATTGGCTTCCCTCCACGACTCCTGGCTATCAAGAGGGGAGAAACGATCTACTCTCTCAACCTCATACCTCTAGGGGCCTTTGTCAAGACCGCAGGAGAAAATGACCCTACAGTGCCTAACAGCTTGGCCAGTAAGGGCCCATGGGCCAGGATGGGTGTCTATGCCGCTGGCCCTTTGATGAACATACTGTTGGCCTTTCTTATTCTAAGCCTCTTCTTCATGCTGCCTAAGAGTGTCATCAGTGGTGAGGGTGCTATGGTGCATTCTGTGGCACAGGGTTCACCGTCGAAACAAGCTGGCATGCAGGCTGGTGACATAATCCTGAAAATAGATGATTTGGAAATCAATGAGTGGCAAGACGTACAAAAAGGAATAAACTCAGACGGAGGGACGGAGAAAACCTTGCTTTTGCGAAGGGATGGTGAACTGTTAGAGATAGAGGTGGTACCGGAGTACAATCATGACTATGATCGGTACACCATCGGTATTCTTCTGTGCTGGGGGATAGTGACGAGCGTGGAAGATGGCTCATCAGCGGAAGCGGCCGGTATAAAACCGGGGGACACAATACTGAAGATCAACGGGAAGGTGGTCTATAGTGACCAGAGCATGCGTGATGCCCTGAGCTCTGCCAAGACAGGGGATAGAATAACTTTCACTTTACTTCGCGCCGGGGAATCTGGGGATGTTGTCACCACCAGTTTGGTACTGAGTTCCCAGGGTGGGCCGGATGAGATTGGGTTGGCCACCCAATGGGTCAATTCTGACCGTCATCGGGAGCGAACACCATTCTGGCAGTCGCTTTACCGTAGTGGCAATTATATGGTGCATATTCCTTCCCTGATAAAGCAGTCCATACCCATTATCAGGGAAGATCCCAGCAAGCTGGCGGTGGGGGTGGTGGGAGCCGGTCAGTTGACCGTAGAGGCAGTGAAGTCCTCCGGCTTCACCAATGTGCTCCTGTTGGGGGGCCTGATCAGCGTGGGACTGGCGCTGTTCAATTTCATTCCCATTCCCCCGCTGGATGGAGGGGGGATATTGATAGCGGCCATAGAGGGAATTCGCAGAGGTAAGCGCCTTTCGGCGCGCACAGTACGCCTTGCATACGTTGCCGGGACAGCGCTGATGATAACTGCCTTTGTAGCGATCATGTACAACGATATCGCCCGTGTAGTCAGGTCTATTGTCACTGGGGAAAGCGGTTTTGGGCTATGA
- the ispG gene encoding flavodoxin-dependent (E)-4-hydroxy-3-methylbut-2-enyl-diphosphate synthase, with protein MNRRRASRPLSIGGVTVGGAAPVVVQSMTKTDTRNVAATVNQIGELEEYGCEIVRVAVPDEEAAQALAAIKRRVRIPVIADIHFDYRLALAALRAGVDGLRLNPGNISEPEQIAAVVKAAKPRGVPIRIGVNAGSLPQTANAGAPLAERMVEAALQQIHLLEDLDFDLIKVSLKAFEVPTTIEAYQLIARKMPYPLHLGITEAGLPRTGVIRSTLGIGILLYLGIGDTIRVSLTAPPREEVIAAHEILKGLNLRQRGPTLVSCPTCGRCEVDLFGLALAVEERLAKLDKPVKVAVMGCVVNGPGEARDADVGIACGRGRGAIFRRGEVVRTVGEKDFLEALMGEVEEIECSAGLKPGTAGINHG; from the coding sequence ATGAACCGACGGAGAGCTTCCAGGCCTCTCAGCATAGGCGGGGTAACTGTTGGTGGAGCGGCGCCCGTGGTGGTTCAGTCCATGACCAAGACCGATACCCGCAACGTAGCTGCCACCGTTAACCAGATAGGCGAGCTTGAGGAATATGGCTGTGAGATTGTCAGGGTGGCTGTGCCCGATGAGGAAGCAGCCCAGGCTCTGGCGGCTATTAAGCGCCGGGTGCGTATTCCGGTCATCGCCGACATCCATTTTGATTACCGACTTGCCCTGGCGGCTCTGAGGGCTGGTGTTGATGGGCTGCGGCTGAACCCGGGCAACATCAGTGAACCGGAGCAGATCGCTGCTGTTGTCAAAGCTGCCAAGCCCAGGGGGGTGCCCATCCGGATTGGGGTAAACGCTGGCAGCCTACCCCAGACTGCGAATGCTGGGGCACCTCTCGCAGAGCGAATGGTGGAGGCGGCGCTCCAGCAGATACACCTTCTGGAAGACCTGGATTTCGACCTGATCAAGGTCTCGCTGAAGGCCTTCGAGGTCCCTACCACTATCGAGGCCTATCAGCTCATCGCCCGTAAGATGCCTTATCCTTTACACCTGGGTATCACGGAGGCTGGCTTGCCCAGAACTGGCGTCATTCGCAGCACGCTGGGCATCGGCATTCTGCTTTATCTGGGAATCGGTGACACCATCCGTGTTTCGCTTACCGCTCCTCCGAGGGAGGAGGTAATTGCGGCACACGAAATTTTGAAAGGCCTCAATTTGCGGCAGCGAGGCCCTACTCTGGTGAGCTGTCCCACTTGTGGCAGATGTGAGGTAGACCTGTTTGGCCTTGCCCTGGCTGTGGAAGAGAGGCTGGCCAAGCTAGATAAGCCTGTCAAGGTAGCGGTGATGGGGTGCGTGGTCAATGGGCCAGGGGAGGCGAGGGACGCCGATGTGGGTATCGCCTGCGGCAGAGGTCGGGGGGCCATATTCAGGCGAGGGGAGGTAGTGCGCACGGTAGGGGAGAAGGACTTCCTGGAGGCGTTGATGGGAGAGGTGGAGGAAATTGAATGCAGCGCCGGTCTTAAGCCTGGCACTGCTGGGATCAATCACGGTTAG